One genomic region from Torulaspora delbrueckii CBS 1146 chromosome 4, complete genome encodes:
- the GMC2 gene encoding Gmc2p (similar to Saccharomyces cerevisiae YLR445W; ancestral locus Anc_4.331), whose protein sequence is MDGKSSSQKQVSLKRSGVEVPRLSELAAEWQTKKYGEQIQDQVLKDKILIRIKEATALIKDSASKQEGVGGDHVYRMEWDQLYDISANVMDEYTKNVDTILTQLDQLYRVCIKHLLETQHYVLLTLQEIILVARSVFLKDSQTGATVVGRAEEWMKLKEHQLDRKGAELDRSASAIKCAIERLTAKD, encoded by the coding sequence ATGGATGGGAAAAGTTCTAGTCAAAAGCAAGTGTCTTTAAAGCGTTCTGGCGTTGAAGTACCCCGGTTAAGTgaattagccgccgagTGGCAAACTAAGAAATATGGGGAACAGATTCAGGATCAGGTTCTTAAGGATAAGATACTGATCAGAATCAAGGAGGCCACTGCTTTGATCAAAGATTCCGCTTCAAAACAGGAAGGGGTGGGCGGCGACCATGTGTATAGGATGGAATGGGACCAGTTATACGATATTTCCGCGAATGTCATGGATGAGTACACTAAAAACGTGGATACAATCCTCACTCAACTCGATCAGCTTTACCGAGTATGTATCAAACATTTACTAGAGACTCAGCATTACGTTTTACTAactttacaagaaattatACTTGTGGCAAGATCGGTGTTCCTGAAGGACTCCCAGACAGGAGCCACTGTCGTTGGACGAGCGGAAGAATGGATGAAACTGAAAGAACATCAGCTTGACCGCAAAGGTGCGGAACTTGATCGGTCTGCAAGTGCCATCAAATGCGCCATCGAGCGCTTGACAGCTAAAGACTAG
- the ERV41 gene encoding Erv41p (similar to Saccharomyces cerevisiae ERV41 (YML067C); ancestral locus Anc_4.330) produces the protein MAGLRSFDAFPKTDETHQQRSFKGGLSSVMTYLFLLFMCWTEFGSYFGGYVDQQYKVDGEVRETFQINMDMYVNMPCNLLHINVRDKTMDRKVVSKELSMQNMPFFVPYGTMVNDMKKIATPDLDEILGEAIPAQFRERMDPSVLEASLGSDVTFDGCHIYGSVPVNRVAGELQITAKGWGYQDFEKAPVSEINFSHVINEFSYGDFFPYIDNPLDNTAKISIVDRLMGYLYDTSIVPTVYEKLGAYVDTNQYAVSERQFDQKSTKRGSTTVPGIFFRYDFEPLSISIKDRRLSFIQFIIRLVALLSFVVYIASWTFRMVDLTLITVMGPKWSLRYQPNSDSKGLLER, from the exons ATGGCAGGATTACGATCCTTTGATGCATTCC CCAAAACTGATGAAACTCACCAACAGAGATCGTTCAAAGGAGGGCTTAGCTCGGTAATGACCTATTTGTTCCTCCTATTCATGTGCTGGACCGAGTTCGGAAGCTATTTCGGCGGATATGTGGACCAACAGTACAAGGTCGATGGCGAAGTGAGGGAAACATTCCAAATTAACATGGACATGTATGTGAATATGCCCTGTAACTTATTGCATATCAATGTGAGAGACAAAACTATGGACAGAAAAGTTGTGTCCAAAGAGTTAAGCATGCAAAACATGCCCTTCTTCGTTCCCTATGGCACCATGGTGAACgatatgaagaagatagCAACTCCAGATCTGGATGAAATATTGGGAGAAGCCATACCGGCACAATTCAGGGAAAGAATGGATCCCAGCGTTCTAGAGGCAAGTCTCGGAAGCGATGTGACCTTTGATGGATGCCATATATATGGTTCCGTGCCCGTCAATAGAGTGGCAGGAGAACTTCAAATTACAGCCAAAGGATGGGGCTACcaagactttgagaaagCGCCCGTCTCGgagatcaatttctcacACGTTATCAACGAGTTTTCTTATGGGGATTTCTTCCCATATATCGACAATCCACTCGACAACACTGCCAAGATAAGCATCGTGGATCGTCTAATGGGATACCTCTATGATACATCAATTGTCCCAACGGTCTATGAGAAATTGGGAGCTTACGTTGACACCAACCAATACGCTGTCAGTGAGCGCCAGTTCGACCAGAAGAGTACGAAACGCGGCTCCACAACAGTACCGGGGATATTCTTTAGATATGATTTTGAGCCTCTTTCGATTTCGATCAAGGATCGTCGCCTCTCTTTTatccaattcatcattagaCTGGTCGCACTTCTCTCCTTTGTAGTTTACATTGCATCCTGGACCTTCAGAATGGTAGATTTGACGCTTATAACAGTGATGGGTCCCAAATGGTCATTGCGCTACCAACCTAACTCGGACTCAAAAGGCCTTCTTGAGCGTTAA